The following proteins are encoded in a genomic region of Cryptococcus gattii WM276 chromosome I, complete sequence:
- a CDS encoding mRNA splicing protein SMB1 (Similar to TIGR gene model, INSD accession AAW45921.1) codes for MVTLLHYRLKVTLNDGRSLVGQMLAYDKHMNFVLAECEEFRTVKAKKAKGSSSEPAPTTQQKRTLGLVILRGETIVSVSVEGPPPVQKEEPSLIPGPGKGMAAGRGMPLGAGAPGAMAARPMAYARPPPGFPAGAPGLPPGMPPGFPPAGGLPPGMPPAGMPPGFRPPGFPGAPAGMPPGFPPAGQMPPGRRFRPPQ; via the exons ATGGTGACCTTGCTTCATTACAGGCTTAAGGTTACCCT TAATGATGGTCGATCTCTTGTCGGTCAGATGTTGGCGTACGACAAGCACATGAACTTTGTGCTTGCTGAGTGTGAAGAATTTAGGACTGTCAAG GCAAAGAAGGCTAAGGGATCCTCCAGCGAGCCCGCTCCCACAACACAACAAAAACGAACTCTTGGCCTCGTTATCCTCCGAGGCGAGACTATTGTCTCAGTTTCTGTCGAAGGTCCTCCTCCCGTGCAAAAAGAGGAGCCCAGTTTGATTCCTGGTCCTGGTAAGGGCATGGCCGCTGGAAGAGGGATGCCCCTTGGTGCTG GTGCTCCCGGCGCGATGGCTGCTCGACCGATGGCTTATGCTCGACCCCCTCCTGGATTCCCTGCCGGTGCCCCCGGTCTTCCCCCTGGAATGCCCCCAGGATTCCCTCCCGCAGGTGGATTGCCGCCTGGAATGCCACCCGCCGG CATGCCCCCTGGATTCCGACCACCTGGGTTCCCTGGTGCGCCCGCGGGAATGCCACCTGGCTTCCCTCCTGCTGGTCAGATGCCTCCTGG CCGAAGGTTCCGTCCTCCGCAATAA